The Alnus glutinosa chromosome 1, dhAlnGlut1.1, whole genome shotgun sequence region caTAGCGtgtattatttttaacatttcaaAGAAGGTAATAAAGTTGTAGGAATTAGGGATGTCTAGTCCTTTTAACATAACTATAGggtgaaattttaaaaaatcataatcATTTTCATTTAAACGAGTTAGATTTATCATCCCAATATACAATGAGAGAAAAtaggttaaaaaaatttaaaaatttctaataatgttaaatactaagatggtaaaatttaaattatctaataaaaataaaagttaaagcATGCAAACAAAATTatcttaaataaaattatttaaaaaaaacctaatttaataatttttatgagatttaataattttttttctttttttttgaaatcaaaattacttTCAAATATCTGCTAGATTATGTTATCTTGAATTTAGGCTCCTattgttgaaattttgtttttttgttcgctcttataaaaataaaaacatcaacaaacaattcaaagacaaaacacttaggcctcgtttggtttgcggattagatcaatggaaaggaatagctattcctacggaatagctattcctttgtttggttgtatattatttaaaagaatagttattcccacggaatagctattcccttacgaagaggaataggtattccactcaaaaaggagtggaatacctattcctttcctgtgggaataaataaaattcgtcttttgcccaaaaaccccaaccctctcaacacccaagtctcttatccctctctctctctgtttctcaactcatggtgtgtttggatacgaaattttgacaataaaatatttctgattctacttttttcaaaaataaatcatattttattcaacttttaaaaaaaacaaattatattttattcaattttttataaacaaatcatattttattcaattttttctaaaaagtcaaatctcaaaattcgcaaacaaaataagaatttaattctgatttcaaaaattcatcactcaaatgcaccatcagtatctctctccatctctgcaattatattctcatcctcctctctctgtttctcaaccaacttaatttgttgtggggtagtctttcttttctttttttttttcttttttttttttttttcctcctcctatgatttagcttacagaatgcacttagatgtagcaaaacgagtacctcttaatattGGGGGGACTCCGATTGTCTTGtggaggtttgagaaaaactttgtaagcaaagaacgaatgtttgttgctgaaaaacaaataaaaaataataaaataaaaagggctttgtagatgatttattttttttatgatgattatttattttattttttttttcttataaatcattttactttgtaagcaaaaaatgaatgtttgttgctggaaaagaaataaaaaacaataaaataaaaagcgctttgcagatgatctattttattttattttattttttttatgatggtgatatgatgattatgtctgtgtgtgtgtgtgtgtgtgtgtttttttttttttttttttttttttcccttataaatcattttgtagcgtaattgtatatataaaaaaaaagccatgaactctatgaaattaaaaaaaaaaaaaaaaaaacaaaaaaaggtcatagtatgattgtttatgtttcttaaataaagaaaaaaaaaatgtccttaagaatataaattatatttgtattataagggtgttttagaaaatttgattataatatgattccattcaccaatgtattgcactgtaccaaacaaaataatacatatgcaatgttctattccaccgttataaccaaacaaaagaataggaatagttattccattccaccttcatctattcccatgaatagttattccttttcctaatggaatagatattccgcaaaccaaacgaggccttataaaaatacaaaaaaaaaaatttgataagaaatgttaaaaatcacattttttttttctcataattaTCTCACAGTACTCACATGACAGTCTCAATCAACCTAtgattctattttctttttttttttaaaaaaaaaaaaaaaatacaaaggctAATTTAAAGGTTGGTTTAGATTGTCACGTTATCTTTGTAGGATcaataattatgagataaaaatgtattttataacattactcttttttatatttatttcacatccaaatattttttttaaaataaaaagtaaaaacccaaaaacttatTTATCTTAATATTCTCAACATTAATTTTGGGCCACAGATCCTGTATATTACGTGGAGCCTTGATTCATCTACGATCTCAATTCAATTATTGTACAACCTCAATGTACCTTGAGATTGTACAATAATTGAGttagaattgtatttttaacattattcaTATATTACGTGAAGGTCGTGGAAACGCCAAGCACGTTGGGAGATGGACCTAGAAATTAAGACTTGAATTGTCTTCCCTTTGAAATCAGCGATTTCTCAGGCCTTATCCTTTTCCTCTTGTCTGGATTACAAAATGCATGACGTCCACAAGTTTGATTTTTGTAAGTAGCAACGGTAGAAAATTCAAACTTCTCATCCAATTTTATATTGCATATCTTCTTaatattcatatataaataCTGACCCTCTCACTTTtggataaataaaattttgaccattatcaaaaaataaataaataaatttttgaccCACCAAATACAataaagtttggaagaaaattcacaaaatatttCAAATCAAGAAGTTTAATTGGTCAAATGAGATGACAAATGTCACAAATCCATAAACTTAACTATTCGgcaattattaaattaacatctATTTTTTCAACGGGGATTctttaatgtatttttaaaatggaGAGACTCCACTTAACtcaattgaaactttttttttatgacattttcaattttttcataaatttaaaaaattcttaatttagtatatctatcttttattttatttttttcatgttcaccattttgttaagattttttgttaaatcttaacaaATGGTGTCAAAATTGCTAAAATACCTATCAAttttttaggttaaaaaaaaaaaaaagagaatttttttttgtaaagattTATGCGTTGGTCTAATGAAATTTGTAAAATGCCTATGCATGaatctttgaacttttttttttttttaatataatagaaatggtatttttgaaaattttacaatatttaacgaaaaatcctaacagatttgtgaaattaaaaaatatatacactaaattgacaattttttaaatttatggggTAATTGCAAAAGTGGCGACAATTCAAGAGATGAAGTGAAAGTTCCACTTTTAaaatacatgtgagaatcacatgttctattaaaaatatatatgaaaatcacattaatttaataaactaaatttaaagaattttcaacaattcaatttgaaagaaaattttattgcaCCATGTAGCCAAGAGCGGAACTAAAGCTCAAGAAAAGGGgagataaaatttttataaaactttttggggagtaaataataaattttgcaaAGATGATACTCATAATTCATAAAGCATGTGTTTTGACTTTTAAGGGCCTTTTAAAATTAGCCCCCAACCTATAAAGATAGTTCCGCCCCTTCATGCACACTTTATACCTAACATTTGCAATAACACTAACAAATGATGGTGATCCTTACCATAGGCTTAAGTCAAAATATCTTCTGTCTTTTAAGGAATAGTTCAATCGGTTAGGGATTACGCTTCATGAAGGAgagatcactagttcgaatccctcatctcctctcttgtgtggacatgtcaaaaaaataaaaataaaaagtcaaaaTATCTTATAGATATCGTATCTTGTAAATATTGAAGTTATTTGGATTTTGTCAAATgaattttatctatttattttattctttactttacttattattttttttttaaaaaaaaaaaaaaaaaaaaaaaaaaaaaactgttgtaGTCCATAACTTGCAAGAATTGAGAGGGAAAACATTGAGCTAATATTTTGAAGGAGATCCGTTCCTGCAGCAAGGTTGTGCACAATTATTCATATTGGTGGGATCCATGTATGTGGTTCCCACTCACATGAATCCCACGAATATGGGTGATTGTGCACAATTATTATGCAATGAGCTTTTCCCTATCTTAAATTAGTTTGTGCGGGTGTTATGATTTTCGATGTAAATAGCTTTGCAATAATTTGATTATTGAAAATCCAACTTCTTTGGAGACTACTGTATGAGTAATGAGTtgtttttactaaaaaaaaaaaaaaaaaaaaaagaaaaaagaaaaagaaaaagggatgaTAACTTTGGCAATTCTTAAGACTAACAAAAAAGTGTTACAGGATCAGTCGAATTGGCAAGTGGATATATTTCCTCCTATTATTGGtgtagttttgaatttttgggcTCCCACAAGGGCGGCTCAAAGGATATAAAggcttctttaaaaaataatttatcttctaaaaaatagtattaaaaGACAATTAATGATATAATCAACATTAATTACTTCGTAAAGTCAAACTTTAATATACTTTAAATGTCGTTTGTTACTTTTCATTTTCAAGACATGCAAGTAAAGAAAGATGAACAACAATTCagtataatttaaataaattaaaatcaatactatttaattaatatctaaaTATAAAAGGTCTCACTTTAATTTGTCGTCTTATACCTTAAGAGTTAATTAGCCGCCCTTACCTGATACTTGGATTGGAAATTACTCAAGTGTTTGAAGTTTAcctacataaaaaataaaaaagaaaaaagaaaaaaaaaagatcgtaTTATTTTTGATAACGTGTCATTAGAGATTTAGAACTAGTGATTTTTAACACGACACAGACTCAATAAGAAATTAGCAGGTTAAGATTATATATAATCGTGTTTAGGTTAATTCGAGTGGACCTAAATTTCCAAACGGGTCAATCCTAGAGTGGCCCATATAATatgtataaattaaattaaatttttattttttattatttttttaacgattaaaaagaaaacctaaaaaaagctaaaatgcatataaattaaaattcatatataagTTGAAACGGGTCAAACAAGCTGTATTTGGGTCAACTCAATAAAACATGTTTATTAAATAAGTTCTGCTGACAGTATGAATTATCCTGTTTATTTGTCCGACTCAAATCCAACTCGTCAACACAATCTGCCAGCGTACACGGATTCATTACATACAAATTAGTGTGAACAATTTTGTTCACTTAAcatatttaattgataactTATCTTAATAAACCTCCGAATCTAACCCACCAACTATCAAAActcacaaattaatcaaattaaaaaaaaaaaaaaaaaaaaacctcataaTTTTGGTGGTGTATGAAAATGCGTACATTTGAACCTCTGGGATCAACACGTAATATACGGACTTTATTTCCTTGACTTCTGGGCGTCCTCTAGCTGTCGTGGCGGCACCTTGGCACAAGTGTCGACAGAGGTCCCCCACCTTCTGTGCTCCGCACCCTCCGCTCCCAATATATGTATTTCTCATCTCATAAACATTTTAGCTGCTCCATATGTATACGATCGTAATAAGATTTGCCACCACCTACTTTATTCCGATTCAGATTCATTTTAACGGTGCGCCGTGCGCGCTTCTTGGAAGCTTGGATCTCCCATTTACCAGTTCAATCAATCGATTCGCTCGCACTCGTCACGAACTTCTCGCTtttttctttgtctctctctcggtctgtCCAACTCAGCACCTTCTCTGACATTTCTAGCATTTTGATTTTCTCGCCCCTTCTTATTCACTCTCTCGTAACTTTCTCCCTGTCCAAACATGATCTCTGCTTTCTTAAACACAGCGcttcctctttcttcttcttcttttttacgcTCCGTGGCATTAACGAACCACAATGATCCAGGGTCTAAGCGGaccaaattgaaatttataATTACGCAGGACAGAAAATTTGCATTTATGCCTTTCAAATGCATTTGGAACTCGGATTTGGAATGGAATGCTAGTTTGAGTCGAAACCGTAGCACCTGCGTGTCATGCTTGACGGCGACAGAGACTCCGTTAGGTTCCTCTGAGGTAGTCGCCGATAGGCTCCGCCGTGTGGTGTCGGAGTTCAGGTCATTGCCGGAGCCAATCGACCGCGTGAAGCGGCTGTTGCACTACGCGGCGCTACTTCCGCCGATGGACGAGTCGGCTCGGGTGCCGGAGAACCGCGTTACGGGGTGCGCCACGCAGGTGTGGGTGGAGGCGGAGCTGGACGAGCTCGGGCGCGTGAGATTCAGGGCCGATAGCGACTCGGAGATATCGAAGGGGTTCTGCTCGTCCTTGATTCACTTGCTGGACGGCGCGGAGCCCGAGGAGGTGGCGAAGGTGAAGCCCGAGGACCTGGCGGACCTCAACGTGGGCCTGCACGGGAAGGCCCATTCGAGGGTGATCACGTGGCACAATGTGCTGATTGCTATGCAGAAGAGGACCGCAGCTTTGGTCGCCGGCTCCAAGGGAGAGCGAAGCTCGCCCTTGGAGCAgccctttccttcttctttggtTGCCACCGCCGAAGCTCAGGTTAATTAGCTAATACTTTTGCTCTTTCTGCTTCTCTAGTAATTCTTTCATTTTGAAgactttatttttcttctgaattttttgttgtttgatttAAGGCGTCATAGATTTTCTGCTGTATgggttgttatgttttagtgtgaatgggaaaaaaaaaaggtgcttctttcttcttcttttttttcaaagggAAGGGGGAAGAATCGGAAGATTTCAGGCTTTCagcaaatagaaaaaaagaaaaaaaaaaaaaagaaaaaagaaaaaaaaaagaaaaaaaatgaatagatcAACAATAAGATTTGGTACaacaaatctataaaaaataaaaaaggaagaagaagaagatttggtaCAACAAGAACAGTACGGAAAAACCTATAATAATTGGAAATGGGTCAAATGAATGCCGACGAAGAAAATGTGTTTCAACTTTCATACGCGAATAGAAGAACTGTAAAAAAGTactcttctttttaatttttactgtcgGGCCAAA contains the following coding sequences:
- the LOC133865884 gene encoding sufE-like protein 2, chloroplastic; this encodes MISAFLNTALPLSSSSFLRSVALTNHNDPGSKRTKLKFIITQDRKFAFMPFKCIWNSDLEWNASLSRNRSTCVSCLTATETPLGSSEVVADRLRRVVSEFRSLPEPIDRVKRLLHYAALLPPMDESARVPENRVTGCATQVWVEAELDELGRVRFRADSDSEISKGFCSSLIHLLDGAEPEEVAKVKPEDLADLNVGLHGKAHSRVITWHNVLIAMQKRTAALVAGSKGERSSPLEQPFPSSLVATAEAQIPHSRWQKLDANLSRS